Proteins encoded in a region of the Halostella limicola genome:
- a CDS encoding rubrerythrin-like domain-containing protein: MTRDVTYEADEEYEYECLGCGETLTASSHPGSCSECGAGLRNRRIPYE, encoded by the coding sequence ATGACCCGCGACGTCACCTACGAGGCGGACGAAGAGTACGAGTACGAGTGCCTCGGCTGCGGCGAGACACTCACCGCGAGCAGCCACCCCGGCAGTTGCTCCGAGTGCGGAGCAGGCCTCCGCAATCGCCGAATACCGTACGAGTGA
- the gdhB gene encoding glutamate dehydrogenase GdhB — translation MTTQDLTRTETNADTDHESALETARRQLVEAATHVDIDPGIVERLKYPTRVVEVSVPLKRDDGNVEVFRGYRAQHDDVRGPYKGGLRYHPDVTAEECIGLSMWMTWKCAVMDIPFGGGKGGIVVNPKALSASEKERLTRRFAEEIRDEVGPKRDIPAPDMGTDAQTMAWFMDAYSMQEGETTPGVVTGKPPVVGGSHGREEAPGRSVAIIAREAVEHYGKDLSETTVAIQGFGSVGANAARLLDDWGASVVAVSDVNGGIYDTDGLDTHAVPSHHEQPEGVMGHAAPNTITNEELLELDVDVLIPAAIGNVLTADNADEVDADVVVEGANGPTTSTADEVLQERGVTVIPDILANAGGVTVSYFEWLQDINRRKWSRDRVYNELESEMLSAWDDVRAEVEAGDVSWRDAAYVVALKRIGAAKAARGLWP, via the coding sequence ATGACTACACAAGACCTCACTCGGACGGAGACCAACGCTGACACCGACCACGAGTCCGCCCTGGAGACCGCGCGGCGACAGCTCGTCGAAGCGGCGACGCACGTCGACATCGACCCGGGGATCGTTGAGCGGCTCAAGTACCCGACGCGGGTCGTCGAGGTCTCCGTCCCGCTCAAGCGCGACGACGGCAACGTCGAGGTGTTCAGGGGCTATCGCGCCCAGCACGACGACGTCCGCGGGCCGTACAAGGGCGGCCTGCGCTACCACCCCGACGTGACTGCCGAGGAGTGCATCGGGCTGTCGATGTGGATGACCTGGAAGTGCGCGGTGATGGACATCCCCTTCGGCGGCGGGAAAGGCGGGATCGTCGTCAACCCGAAGGCGCTCAGCGCGAGCGAGAAGGAGCGGCTCACCCGCCGGTTCGCCGAGGAGATCCGCGACGAGGTCGGCCCGAAGCGCGACATCCCCGCGCCGGACATGGGGACCGACGCCCAGACTATGGCGTGGTTCATGGACGCCTACAGCATGCAGGAGGGCGAGACGACGCCCGGCGTCGTCACGGGGAAGCCGCCGGTCGTCGGCGGCAGCCACGGCCGCGAGGAAGCCCCCGGCCGCAGCGTCGCCATCATCGCCCGCGAGGCCGTCGAGCACTACGGCAAGGACCTCTCGGAGACGACCGTCGCGATCCAGGGCTTCGGGAGCGTCGGCGCGAACGCCGCCCGTCTACTCGACGACTGGGGGGCGTCGGTCGTCGCGGTCAGCGACGTCAACGGCGGCATCTACGACACCGACGGGCTCGACACGCACGCCGTCCCGTCCCACCACGAGCAGCCGGAGGGGGTGATGGGCCACGCCGCCCCGAACACGATCACGAACGAGGAGCTGCTCGAACTCGACGTGGACGTCCTGATCCCGGCGGCGATCGGCAACGTCCTCACCGCCGACAACGCCGACGAGGTCGACGCGGACGTCGTCGTGGAGGGCGCGAACGGGCCGACGACCTCCACCGCCGACGAGGTCCTCCAGGAGCGCGGCGTCACCGTCATCCCGGACATCCTCGCGAACGCGGGCGGGGTCACCGTCTCGTACTTCGAGTGGCTGCAGGACATCAACCGCCGCAAGTGGTCGCGGGACCGCGTGTACAACGAACTGGAGTCCGAGATGCTGTCGGCGTGGGACGACGTGCGCGCGGAGGTCGAGGCGGGCGACGTCTCGTGGCGCGACGCCGCCTACGTCGTCGCCCTGAAGCGCATCGGCGCGGCGAAGGCGGCGCGCGGTCTCTGGCCCTGA
- a CDS encoding DUF58 domain-containing protein — MQATRRFWALSLLVAFLSVGGAIIGELGLLVGGAVLGGWLLAQQFLFLDNLRTTVNSLSIEQHLSRTTVMTGETVTTTLAVERPISSPRLDVAVEALPPVAASGNVSEDRIAELQTDDREAKTTFDVSMPVAGSYDFRRPVVTASDGLGLFRATVPIGAIKSIVVEPRAPRDVHIGEGGSQVATAIGEHAADQTGAGIEPETVRQYVPGDEIRSIDWKATARLNHPHVREFELETDPTTALFVDHRAAMADGPEGETKLDYAREVALAFVNSAKTLNSRIGLYTVGDDGVMNSYSPSGSADHYSAIRHAINDLRPPGHDERATWRRLSRSPTEARRVGHILGDDSTPFGTSLRPFFEDRSEYVHRVDEDPLAATVRQRTARLSDAIWSVIITDDTDRAEVRETVKLARRGNGNVMVFLTPSVLFEPGGLSDLEAAYNEYSEFETFRRSLANLERVSAFEVGPASRLSAVLSAGAVRRSSSARGRGTS, encoded by the coding sequence ATGCAAGCGACACGCCGGTTCTGGGCTCTTTCCCTTCTTGTCGCCTTTCTCTCGGTCGGTGGGGCTATCATCGGTGAGTTGGGCCTTCTGGTCGGCGGTGCAGTGCTCGGCGGCTGGTTACTCGCACAGCAGTTCCTCTTCCTCGATAACCTCCGAACGACCGTTAACTCGCTCAGTATCGAACAGCACCTCTCTCGAACGACCGTAATGACGGGTGAAACGGTGACCACAACACTGGCGGTCGAACGTCCGATATCGTCGCCGCGACTCGATGTGGCCGTCGAAGCGTTGCCGCCGGTCGCTGCATCCGGCAACGTTTCCGAAGACAGAATCGCGGAGCTACAGACCGACGACCGAGAGGCGAAAACAACCTTCGACGTTTCAATGCCCGTCGCCGGCTCGTACGATTTTAGGCGTCCGGTTGTCACTGCGAGTGACGGACTCGGGCTGTTCCGAGCGACCGTACCGATCGGGGCGATAAAATCGATAGTTGTCGAACCGCGTGCGCCGAGAGACGTGCACATTGGCGAAGGTGGATCACAAGTTGCGACCGCGATCGGCGAACATGCTGCCGACCAGACTGGTGCAGGGATCGAACCGGAGACTGTCCGACAGTACGTCCCGGGGGACGAAATCCGGAGTATCGACTGGAAGGCGACCGCCCGATTGAACCACCCGCACGTTCGGGAGTTCGAACTCGAAACTGACCCGACTACTGCCCTGTTCGTCGACCACCGGGCAGCGATGGCTGACGGACCTGAAGGTGAAACGAAACTCGATTATGCGCGTGAGGTCGCCCTCGCGTTCGTCAACAGCGCGAAGACACTGAACAGTCGGATCGGACTGTACACGGTCGGCGATGACGGCGTGATGAACAGCTATTCGCCAAGCGGATCAGCCGACCACTACTCTGCGATCCGCCACGCAATCAATGATCTCCGGCCGCCAGGACACGACGAACGAGCGACGTGGCGCCGTCTCAGTCGCTCTCCTACCGAGGCCCGACGGGTCGGTCACATACTCGGAGATGATTCGACTCCCTTCGGCACGTCGTTGCGGCCGTTCTTTGAGGATCGATCGGAGTACGTCCACCGGGTCGACGAGGACCCTCTAGCAGCGACGGTACGTCAGCGGACGGCGCGTCTGAGCGATGCCATCTGGTCGGTCATCATCACTGACGACACGGATCGAGCGGAGGTTCGGGAAACGGTCAAACTCGCCCGGCGCGGGAATGGGAACGTCATGGTGTTTCTCACCCCGAGCGTGTTGTTCGAACCTGGCGGTCTCTCCGATCTCGAAGCGGCTTACAACGAATACTCGGAGTTTGAGACGTTCCGCCGCTCGCTGGCGAATCTCGAACGCGTCTCGGCGTTCGAAGTCGGGCCGGCCAGTCGGTTGTCGGCGGTTCTTTCCGCTGGCGCCGTGCGGCGGAGTAGCTCCGCGAGAGGGAGGGGAACCTCATGA
- a CDS encoding AAA family ATPase codes for MTDPSALYEQIRSEMSSVLIGNEDVLECITISLLTRGHVLLEGVPGTAKTTMANLFAEVSGLNYSRIQMTPDILPADITGTRVYRENTGEFELQRGPVFANVVVADEINRATAKTQSALLEAMQEDTVTIEGETLDLPIPFLVIATQNPIEMEGTFELPEAQRDRFQFKLTVDIPDREEESELLSRFDRDPTLDSSSVEQVVSTEEIITARETVDDVYVDEQVREYIIDLVAESRAHPDVEHGGSPRASLALLNAAKARAAIHGREYVIPDDVKAVAAPVLVHRLVLNADAELSDVSPETIVKEIVGDIEPPSGIAPNTETDSETEAGIPQTD; via the coding sequence ATGACTGATCCGTCCGCACTGTACGAGCAAATCCGCTCCGAGATGTCGTCCGTCCTCATCGGCAACGAGGACGTTCTGGAGTGTATCACGATCTCACTGCTAACGCGCGGTCACGTTCTCCTCGAGGGCGTTCCCGGCACCGCCAAGACGACGATGGCGAACCTCTTTGCGGAAGTGTCAGGGCTGAATTATTCGCGGATCCAGATGACGCCGGACATCCTCCCTGCAGACATTACAGGGACACGGGTGTACCGCGAGAACACTGGTGAATTCGAACTCCAGCGGGGCCCCGTGTTCGCCAACGTCGTGGTCGCCGACGAGATCAACCGTGCGACGGCGAAGACACAGAGTGCACTCCTTGAGGCGATGCAGGAAGACACGGTTACCATCGAAGGGGAGACACTCGACCTTCCGATCCCGTTTCTCGTGATCGCGACGCAGAACCCGATCGAGATGGAAGGGACGTTCGAACTGCCGGAGGCCCAGCGTGACCGCTTCCAGTTCAAACTCACTGTCGATATTCCAGACCGCGAGGAGGAGTCGGAGTTGCTCTCACGGTTCGACCGGGACCCGACGCTCGACTCCTCGTCCGTCGAGCAGGTCGTCTCTACAGAGGAGATCATCACTGCGCGGGAGACCGTCGATGACGTCTACGTCGACGAACAGGTCCGTGAGTACATTATCGACCTCGTTGCCGAGTCACGGGCACATCCCGACGTCGAACACGGCGGGTCGCCCCGAGCGTCGCTCGCATTGCTCAATGCGGCGAAGGCACGTGCGGCGATCCATGGCCGCGAGTACGTCATCCCGGACGACGTCAAGGCGGTTGCTGCCCCAGTCCTCGTCCACCGACTCGTGCTGAACGCCGACGCGGAACTGAGTGACGTTTCGCCGGAGACGATCGTCAAGGAGATCGTCGGAGACATCGAACCACCGAGCGGCATCGCACCGAACACCGAAACCGATTCCGAGACCGAGGCAGGAATCCCCCAGACCGACTAG
- a CDS encoding DUF4350 domain-containing protein, with the protein MRSPFDLDYPQLLLAALVVITLLAGGVAASTSTAGFGAYNPQWDGAADLREVAVTEGADSRVVTDTAEYDATAPNGSVAVVLSPDESYDPDEAARIRTFVENGGTVVVADDFGGNGNALLADLGADARINGDPLRDERHYYRSPNFPVANNVSNHTLTADVGALTLNHGSAVAPNGATVLVRTSEFAYVDANRNEEIDDNETLASSPVATSESVGEGRVVVVGDPSLFINAMLDRAGNRAFVGNLFGSADTVMLDYSHSEQVPPLIGVLIAIQRSAVLQIVLGTAGVLGIALWARWPTVDSVLPTLDDSEVSTDSPFLTADDIAAAVRERHPEWDDKRVQHVTEGIMSRRFHSQNDD; encoded by the coding sequence ATGAGATCGCCGTTCGACCTTGACTACCCACAACTCCTCCTCGCGGCGCTCGTCGTCATCACCCTCCTTGCCGGAGGCGTCGCGGCAAGCACGTCGACCGCGGGGTTCGGCGCGTACAACCCACAATGGGACGGTGCCGCCGACCTCCGAGAGGTAGCCGTGACTGAGGGAGCGGACTCGAGAGTCGTCACTGACACCGCCGAATACGACGCGACCGCGCCGAACGGATCAGTCGCCGTTGTCCTCTCGCCGGACGAGTCGTACGATCCGGACGAAGCGGCGCGGATACGGACGTTCGTCGAGAACGGCGGTACGGTGGTCGTTGCCGACGACTTCGGCGGAAACGGGAACGCTCTCCTCGCCGACCTCGGCGCGGACGCACGTATCAACGGCGACCCTCTCCGGGACGAACGACACTACTACCGATCGCCCAACTTCCCGGTCGCGAACAACGTCTCCAACCATACGCTGACAGCCGACGTCGGAGCGCTGACCCTGAATCACGGTAGCGCCGTTGCACCCAACGGAGCGACCGTCCTGGTACGGACTTCGGAGTTCGCGTACGTAGACGCAAACCGGAACGAAGAAATCGACGACAACGAGACGTTAGCTTCCTCGCCGGTCGCAACGAGCGAATCCGTCGGCGAGGGCCGCGTCGTCGTGGTCGGTGACCCGAGCCTGTTCATCAACGCCATGCTGGACCGCGCTGGTAATCGCGCGTTCGTCGGTAACCTGTTCGGATCGGCCGATACCGTGATGCTCGATTACTCACACTCCGAACAGGTCCCGCCGCTTATCGGCGTGCTCATCGCTATTCAGCGGTCAGCGGTCCTGCAGATCGTTCTCGGGACGGCCGGCGTGCTCGGTATCGCACTGTGGGCCCGCTGGCCGACGGTCGACAGCGTCCTTCCGACGCTCGACGATAGCGAGGTGTCGACGGACTCGCCGTTTCTGACGGCGGACGATATCGCCGCGGCTGTCCGCGAGCGACATCCCGAGTGGGACGACAAGCGCGTCCAGCACGTGACAGAAGGGATTATGAGTCGGCGATTCCATTCTCAGAATGATGACTGA
- a CDS encoding ABC transporter permease — translation MCGVAGAQLTHDPGRTALAAFGIALAVVATTVLAGVGVGVLATGEAKFDAADRDLWVTGGPVRLAPGTVGGIENTVVDSHTVADEIESRDDVKNAVPMAFQSVYVSANGSSFETHVGAGVSGGGPSVTMEEGRQFEAGDGHYANGTYDGPMTHEIVIDRQTATRFNVSVGDTLYVGGTIQTAREHEFTVVGISPTFSRFLGTPTVTMPLSELQQVTGSTATDRATFITVTVADGEDPKAVKAGIETQYPDYEVRTNEEQIQAILGDQAVVIASAASLTVLSVVGGLALTTNVMVAVIYRQRRELSVLRALGWSPRSVVGTTTIWALLLGLVGSAIGVAVAFPAAAALNHIVAAIVGFEGLVRTPTRVVAGGAALGIVVSTLAALAISVLVNRTATPAETLR, via the coding sequence ATGTGCGGCGTGGCCGGCGCGCAGCTCACCCACGACCCTGGCCGCACCGCGCTCGCAGCGTTCGGCATCGCGTTGGCCGTCGTCGCGACGACGGTGCTTGCCGGCGTCGGCGTCGGCGTCCTCGCGACCGGCGAGGCGAAGTTCGACGCCGCCGACCGCGACCTGTGGGTGACCGGCGGGCCGGTTCGGCTGGCGCCCGGGACCGTTGGCGGCATCGAGAACACCGTGGTCGACTCACATACGGTCGCCGACGAGATCGAATCGCGTGATGACGTCAAGAACGCTGTCCCGATGGCGTTTCAGTCGGTGTACGTCAGTGCGAACGGCTCGTCGTTTGAGACCCACGTTGGGGCCGGAGTCTCAGGTGGCGGCCCCTCGGTCACGATGGAGGAAGGGAGGCAGTTCGAAGCGGGCGATGGCCACTACGCGAACGGCACGTACGACGGTCCGATGACACACGAAATCGTGATCGATAGGCAGACGGCGACCCGCTTTAACGTCTCGGTCGGCGATACACTGTACGTCGGCGGCACCATTCAGACGGCGCGGGAACACGAGTTCACTGTCGTCGGGATATCGCCCACGTTTTCGCGGTTCCTTGGTACACCGACCGTGACGATGCCCCTGAGCGAACTCCAACAGGTGACTGGGTCGACAGCCACTGATCGGGCGACGTTCATCACGGTCACCGTGGCCGACGGCGAGGACCCCAAAGCAGTGAAAGCGGGGATTGAAACTCAGTATCCCGACTACGAGGTCCGCACCAACGAGGAACAGATCCAGGCGATCCTCGGCGACCAGGCCGTCGTGATCGCCAGTGCAGCCAGCCTGACCGTGCTGTCAGTCGTCGGTGGGCTCGCGCTGACCACGAACGTAATGGTCGCCGTGATCTACCGCCAGCGACGCGAGCTGAGCGTGCTCAGGGCGCTCGGGTGGTCGCCGCGGTCCGTCGTCGGCACGACGACGATCTGGGCATTGCTACTCGGTCTCGTCGGGAGCGCCATCGGCGTCGCGGTCGCGTTCCCGGCCGCCGCGGCGTTGAATCATATCGTTGCCGCTATCGTTGGCTTCGAGGGACTGGTCCGTACGCCGACGCGAGTGGTTGCCGGCGGCGCCGCGTTGGGGATCGTCGTGAGTACCCTCGCAGCGCTGGCAATCAGCGTGCTGGTAAATCGGACGGCGACACCGGCGGAGACGTTGCGCTGA
- a CDS encoding ABC transporter permease, whose product MDRRGIRRLAGLAGIGARGVIARLFGSESRRVLVTVLGVAIAIGFTLTVTGVSLGLAGQTTVQSEDVDYWIVPEGGASPMTVASDGVRLGGTHTTAASIAADSRVEYATPVLLEFIRLEHAAAGTAEYVLAVGVVPAADGYEVAGVSTAGMTPGDPGYANGSYDGARTNEVVLSESAADLLNASRSDALTLRTRNAEPQSMTVVNVTAGQSTGMGSVPIAVMHLSELQAVTGAMDGDQANQLLVRTNDPSVRDDLAGTYPETNVIARGDVGVARGDVGDLPMAVAAAAFVTAVAVGALAVATTMGLEVTSDRRRLALLSAVGFSRRSRALVVFAEVLTVAVLGGVLGVLVGGAGIVATNRFAASYFEQTTVAQFHPGLAPYGIGLAVVIGVIASLYPVYLSYRARPMEVLGR is encoded by the coding sequence ATGGATAGGCGCGGCATCCGGCGGCTGGCCGGCCTCGCCGGGATCGGCGCACGCGGTGTCATTGCCCGTCTCTTCGGCAGCGAATCGCGGCGCGTACTAGTGACCGTCCTCGGTGTCGCTATCGCCATCGGCTTCACGCTGACCGTCACCGGCGTGTCGCTCGGCCTGGCCGGCCAGACGACGGTCCAGAGCGAGGACGTCGACTACTGGATCGTCCCGGAGGGCGGTGCCTCGCCGATGACGGTCGCCTCGGACGGGGTCCGCCTCGGTGGCACCCACACGACGGCGGCATCGATCGCTGCGGATTCGCGGGTCGAGTACGCAACACCGGTGCTGCTCGAGTTTATCCGTCTCGAGCATGCCGCGGCGGGGACGGCCGAGTACGTCCTCGCGGTCGGCGTCGTTCCCGCGGCCGACGGCTACGAAGTGGCTGGCGTCTCGACGGCCGGCATGACACCCGGCGATCCCGGTTACGCGAACGGGTCGTACGACGGCGCTCGCACGAACGAAGTCGTCTTGAGCGAGAGCGCTGCCGATCTTCTGAACGCCTCACGTAGCGACGCGCTGACTCTCCGCACCCGGAACGCCGAACCACAGTCGATGACCGTTGTCAACGTCACTGCAGGCCAGTCCACGGGAATGGGATCCGTTCCGATCGCCGTGATGCATCTCAGCGAACTCCAGGCGGTGACGGGAGCGATGGACGGCGACCAGGCGAACCAGTTGCTCGTGCGAACGAACGATCCGTCCGTCCGCGACGACCTAGCGGGGACGTATCCCGAGACGAACGTGATCGCCCGTGGTGACGTCGGTGTCGCGCGCGGCGACGTCGGCGACCTCCCGATGGCCGTCGCGGCGGCCGCGTTCGTCACGGCCGTCGCCGTCGGTGCGTTGGCCGTCGCCACAACGATGGGCCTGGAGGTGACGAGCGACCGTCGCCGCCTCGCCCTGCTGTCGGCAGTCGGGTTTTCGCGGCGTTCGCGCGCCCTCGTCGTCTTCGCAGAGGTGCTTACTGTCGCCGTCCTCGGGGGGGTACTCGGCGTCCTCGTCGGCGGCGCCGGCATCGTCGCGACGAACCGCTTTGCGGCGTCGTACTTCGAGCAGACCACTGTTGCACAGTTCCACCCGGGACTCGCCCCATACGGGATCGGGCTCGCGGTCGTGATCGGCGTCATCGCGTCGTTGTATCCGGTGTACCTGAGCTATCGTGCACGGCCGATGGAGGTGCTCGGGCGATGA
- a CDS encoding ABC transporter ATP-binding protein, which produces MVTNPILACRSLTREYTRGGRGLLDRFRSREYPTVRALDGVSLDVAAGDVVGLAGPSGSGKSTLLHLLAGLDAPTRGSIQIGGTDVSELSSRGRTRLRRDRVGIVFQRFYLLPSLSARGNVALPLVEQGTSKRRRRERATSLLEAVGLGDRIDHSPDELSGGEQQRVAIARALASDPDVVLADEPTGELDSETGDRVLDVLTDVADDRAVVLASHDERTLARTDRVVRLRDGRRVDDG; this is translated from the coding sequence ATGGTAACGAATCCGATACTCGCCTGCCGATCGCTGACGCGCGAGTACACCCGCGGCGGCAGGGGACTGCTCGATCGCTTCCGGTCGCGGGAGTATCCGACGGTCCGGGCGCTCGACGGCGTCTCACTCGACGTCGCGGCAGGCGACGTCGTCGGCCTCGCCGGTCCCAGCGGGAGCGGGAAATCGACGCTGCTGCACCTGCTTGCCGGCCTCGACGCACCGACTCGTGGGAGTATTCAGATCGGCGGCACTGACGTGTCGGAACTCTCCAGTCGGGGGCGAACGCGACTCCGTCGTGACCGCGTCGGGATCGTCTTCCAACGGTTCTATCTCCTCCCGTCGCTGTCGGCCCGCGGCAACGTCGCGCTGCCGTTGGTCGAGCAGGGCACTTCGAAGCGACGACGGCGAGAACGAGCGACGTCCCTCCTCGAAGCCGTCGGCCTCGGCGATCGCATCGACCACTCCCCCGACGAGTTGAGCGGCGGCGAACAGCAGCGAGTCGCTATCGCGCGGGCGCTCGCGTCGGATCCGGACGTCGTCCTCGCCGACGAACCGACTGGTGAACTGGACTCGGAAACCGGTGACCGAGTACTCGACGTCCTGACCGACGTCGCGGACGACCGCGCAGTAGTGCTCGCCTCCCACGACGAGCGCACGCTCGCTCGGACCGACCGCGTCGTTCGCCTGCGCGACGGCCGACGGGTGGACGATGGATAG